One stretch of Tepidibacter hydrothermalis DNA includes these proteins:
- a CDS encoding methyltransferase, protein MLKEYIVDLEEQGIQLWEENGNIRYKAPKGTMKHGIKEKLVKHKDIIINYLSSGEKSITEKISEYIVKNNDYIEDTSLVDWITCANEVATLDIFKTFYENGIFLDDNKITIEEIIRKLDIDEGYINFTKKWLEVLKTNKIICKENDQYFLIDSTIIENISKDYWSVFEQKELQVNYGKDFFDYLKKCSENLLPILQQKVQTVELLFPQGSSKTAIGTYQQNKVSKIFNEMTSLAVKEFVEMKSKNNEKVNILEIGAGVGGTSSVVIEGLKGLDFSYCFTDISNYFLNEAKERYQNPAIEYKIFDINKPFHDQGFTEGSYDIIICANMLHNAKNGDKALNIINRLIKDGGMFIIIDEAKEPEFLLTSIELNDALNDFNDCRTDNNGIFFDYNQWLTMLSNADTNIWVDFPSENKALSKMGQKMFIGNFNKSYLQKQPSSNTTQRLKEIWKELLKLDNIDLEDNFFEVGGDSLVITQLISKLWKEYPQTKTWDWGMFADVIVKNPTIKKVSAKINELYSNDEVLENKISEIINLTNNTQKQRKKAIFFHDGTGSINLHKGLVENINKYHQEDYEVFGLNLNTKFIEKSNDFFKELANHYANLLIDEFGGSKFELIGHCVGGNIALETASNLKKRGEKVDKLILISSYLNKKRILEELDDNMVEDFCKSDFLMSIIFTELTGESLVKKSGVEIDSKGILKAIRYIKEKNNGQFCEQLISNVKKECEDFYQLYKTYENSNIKEGKRKTIYQSFLEHFRSASSYVPSVYDGEVCILKCSEKTDNFFIEEDDYFCDDLHLWSKYLVGDVQFYNIKGNHINCVEDKNCKAVSKILWS, encoded by the coding sequence ATGCTTAAAGAATATATTGTTGATTTAGAGGAACAGGGTATTCAGTTGTGGGAAGAAAATGGAAATATTCGATATAAAGCACCAAAAGGTACTATGAAACATGGAATTAAAGAAAAATTAGTTAAGCATAAAGATATTATTATAAATTACCTTAGTAGTGGAGAAAAGAGTATTACTGAAAAAATAAGTGAATATATTGTAAAAAATAATGATTATATTGAGGATACATCGTTGGTTGATTGGATTACTTGTGCCAATGAAGTGGCTACTTTAGATATATTTAAAACATTTTATGAAAATGGGATATTTTTAGATGATAACAAGATAACTATAGAAGAGATTATTAGGAAATTGGATATTGATGAAGGATATATTAATTTTACAAAGAAATGGTTGGAAGTACTTAAAACTAACAAAATTATTTGTAAGGAAAATGATCAATACTTTTTAATAGACAGTACTATTATTGAAAATATTTCAAAAGATTATTGGAGTGTATTTGAACAAAAAGAATTACAAGTAAACTATGGAAAAGATTTTTTTGATTACTTGAAAAAATGTAGTGAAAACTTATTGCCAATATTACAACAAAAAGTACAAACAGTGGAATTACTTTTTCCACAAGGAAGCTCTAAAACAGCTATAGGAACATATCAACAAAATAAAGTAAGCAAAATTTTTAATGAAATGACAAGCTTAGCTGTTAAAGAATTTGTTGAGATGAAATCAAAGAACAATGAAAAGGTTAATATATTAGAAATTGGTGCTGGTGTAGGAGGTACAAGCTCTGTAGTTATAGAAGGGCTTAAGGGGTTAGACTTTTCTTATTGTTTTACGGATATATCTAATTATTTTCTAAATGAAGCAAAAGAAAGATATCAAAACCCAGCTATTGAATACAAAATATTTGATATTAATAAACCTTTTCATGACCAAGGCTTTACAGAAGGATCTTATGATATTATAATTTGCGCTAATATGCTGCACAATGCAAAAAATGGAGATAAGGCTCTAAATATCATCAATCGTCTTATTAAAGATGGTGGAATGTTTATTATTATTGATGAGGCAAAAGAGCCAGAATTCTTATTAACCTCTATAGAACTAAATGATGCATTAAATGATTTTAATGATTGTAGAACTGATAATAACGGAATATTTTTTGATTACAATCAGTGGTTAACTATGCTATCTAATGCAGACACAAACATATGGGTAGATTTCCCAAGTGAAAATAAAGCGTTGAGTAAAATGGGTCAGAAAATGTTTATTGGAAATTTTAATAAAAGTTATTTACAAAAGCAGCCTTCGTCTAACACGACTCAGCGTTTAAAAGAAATCTGGAAAGAGCTATTAAAGTTAGACAATATAGATCTAGAAGATAATTTTTTTGAGGTTGGTGGAGATTCATTAGTAATCACACAACTTATTTCTAAGCTTTGGAAAGAATATCCTCAAACTAAGACATGGGATTGGGGGATGTTTGCAGATGTTATAGTCAAAAACCCTACTATAAAAAAAGTAAGTGCCAAAATTAATGAACTTTATTCGAATGATGAAGTTTTGGAAAATAAAATATCTGAAATTATAAATTTGACAAATAACACACAGAAACAAAGAAAAAAAGCTATATTTTTCCATGATGGTACAGGCAGTATAAATCTGCATAAAGGCTTAGTTGAAAATATAAATAAATATCATCAAGAGGATTATGAGGTATTTGGATTAAATTTAAACACAAAATTTATTGAAAAGTCTAATGATTTTTTCAAAGAGTTAGCTAATCATTATGCAAATTTATTAATCGATGAGTTTGGTGGATCAAAGTTTGAATTAATTGGACATTGTGTTGGTGGTAATATAGCACTTGAAACTGCTAGTAATTTGAAAAAAAGAGGAGAAAAAGTAGACAAACTAATACTTATTAGTTCTTATCTTAATAAGAAAAGAATTCTTGAAGAACTAGATGATAATATGGTAGAAGACTTTTGTAAATCTGATTTTCTTATGAGTATTATTTTCACTGAACTAACTGGTGAGAGCTTGGTGAAAAAAAGTGGAGTAGAAATAGATTCAAAAGGTATTTTAAAAGCAATTCGATATATTAAAGAAAAAAATAATGGTCAGTTTTGTGAGCAACTTATTTCTAATGTAAAAAAGGAGTGTGAAGACTTTTATCAGCTTTATAAGACTTATGAAAACAGTAATATAAAAGAAGGTAAAAGAAAAACGATATATCAAAGCTTTTTAGAGCACTTTAGATCTGCTTCTAGCTATGTTCCAAGTGTTTATGATGGAGAAGTTTGTATTTTAAAGTGTAGTGAAAAAACAGATAATTTCTTTATTGAAGAAGATGATTATTTCTGTGATGATTTACATTTATGGAGTAAATATTTAGTAGGTGATGTTCAATTTTACAATATAAAAGGAAATCACATAAATTGTGTTGAAGATAAAAATTGCAAAGCAGTGTCAAAAATACTATGGAGTTGA
- a CDS encoding saccharopine dehydrogenase NADP-binding domain-containing protein: MNKKIIGVIGATGMLGQQLLKLLGTGEYIIKVAHRTKHKKIASSFVEKDYILNINSEDELGVFIKECDLIVNCTGPSYLVHDKILKKALQYHKDYIDPFGDVYLMNSLSQEQLNTSSRVVISCGDYPGFTGLIPFWIRDSFVDDIDYMELNIGFNEIISSSGICDLLLSSHMGFGKANYYYEQNQLVYNGGIINKVYDKMLEREVYISEFINNEMVEVARKLSIQRIHFGNIFFNSDNLEMMRQGYLNLMTTDNAEKIIQISNHIAADFNKRVIDEINNIYIIRVKGIKNRESIEKELYLKSKKSSKVSAFMLKRCIDSLYAKKLVQGIYRPFEVLDAKETITNMIEKNIISIVQNGEEISSCEEDWELGLI, translated from the coding sequence ATGAACAAAAAAATAATTGGGGTTATAGGGGCAACTGGTATGTTAGGTCAACAGTTATTAAAGCTGTTAGGGACTGGTGAATATATTATAAAAGTAGCTCATAGAACCAAACATAAAAAAATTGCATCATCTTTTGTAGAGAAAGATTATATATTAAATATTAATTCAGAAGATGAGTTAGGAGTATTTATTAAAGAGTGTGATTTAATTGTAAATTGTACAGGACCTTCTTATTTGGTGCATGACAAAATATTGAAAAAGGCTCTTCAATATCATAAGGATTATATAGACCCATTTGGAGATGTTTATTTAATGAATTCTTTGTCTCAAGAACAGTTGAATACTTCTTCAAGAGTGGTTATTTCCTGTGGAGATTATCCTGGATTTACAGGTCTTATTCCATTTTGGATAAGAGATAGTTTTGTAGATGATATTGATTATATGGAATTAAATATAGGATTCAATGAGATTATATCTTCTTCTGGAATATGTGATTTACTTTTAAGTAGTCACATGGGGTTTGGAAAAGCTAACTATTATTATGAACAAAATCAACTTGTTTATAATGGTGGTATCATAAACAAGGTGTACGATAAGATGCTAGAAAGGGAAGTATATATTTCAGAATTCATAAATAATGAAATGGTAGAAGTAGCAAGAAAACTATCTATTCAAAGAATACATTTTGGCAACATATTTTTTAATTCAGATAATTTAGAGATGATGAGGCAAGGATATTTAAATTTAATGACAACAGATAATGCAGAGAAGATAATACAAATATCTAATCATATTGCAGCAGATTTTAATAAAAGAGTAATTGATGAAATTAACAATATATATATAATTCGTGTAAAAGGCATAAAAAATAGGGAATCAATTGAAAAAGAACTTTATTTAAAGTCAAAAAAAAGTTCGAAGGTGTCAGCTTTTATGCTGAAAAGGTGCATTGATTCTTTATATGCAAAGAAGCTTGTACAAGGTATTTATAGACCTTTTGAAGTGTTAGATGCAAAAGAAACAATTACTAATATGATTGAAAAAAACATAATCTCTATTGTTCAGAATGGAGAAGAGATAAGTTCTTGTGAAGAAGATTGGGAGTTAGGGCTTATATGA
- a CDS encoding IS3 family transposase, producing the protein MSKITFSKDNIERLNKNPYVKRVSEKSITYSDEFKIMFIEEYLRGSTPRTIFIDAGFDVEILGVKRYEQAAARWIKAYKKDGIIGLSDTRRVNSGRPSNAPVSKDDIISKQEAKIKLLEEQLELLKKLDVTERRLVNNCVNLTNNEVYELILKTVSKKDYSGTVSYCCSILGVSRSGYYHYLKTAPSRTIRENEDLKARDIILKAYNYRGYKKGSRSIKMTLENEFGIIYSRKKIQRIMRKYSIVCPIRKANPYRRIAKATKEHRVVPNLLQRNFKQGIPGKVLLTDITYIPYGINKMAYLSAIKDSSSNDILAYHVSDRITLDIATITIKKLVNTHKADLHDEAFIHSDQGVHYTSPKFQKLLKSHNLGQSMSRRGNCWDNAPQESFFGHMKDEVDFKTCSTLEEVINKVDNYMDYYNNYRCQWGLKKMTPKQFRNHLLNAA; encoded by the coding sequence ATGAGTAAAATTACATTTTCAAAAGACAATATTGAAAGATTAAATAAGAACCCTTATGTAAAGCGCGTTAGCGAGAAGTCAATAACATACTCTGACGAGTTTAAAATAATGTTTATTGAGGAGTATTTAAGAGGAAGCACACCACGAACTATTTTCATTGATGCTGGATTTGACGTTGAAATACTTGGTGTCAAGCGCTATGAACAGGCGGCAGCCAGATGGATAAAAGCGTACAAGAAAGATGGAATTATAGGATTAAGTGATACTAGAAGAGTGAATTCAGGCAGACCAAGTAATGCTCCAGTTTCAAAGGACGATATTATTAGCAAACAAGAAGCTAAAATAAAACTGCTTGAGGAACAATTAGAATTGCTAAAAAAGCTCGACGTGACAGAAAGGAGGCTGGTAAACAACTGCGTAAATCTAACAAATAATGAAGTATATGAGTTAATTTTAAAGACTGTGTCTAAAAAAGATTATTCAGGCACAGTTTCTTATTGCTGCTCAATTTTAGGGGTTTCACGTTCAGGTTATTATCATTATTTAAAGACAGCACCTTCTAGAACTATAAGGGAGAATGAAGATTTAAAAGCTAGAGATATTATATTAAAGGCTTATAATTATAGAGGTTATAAGAAAGGTTCTAGATCAATTAAAATGACACTAGAAAATGAGTTTGGTATTATATACAGTAGAAAAAAAATCCAAAGGATTATGCGAAAATACAGTATAGTATGTCCTATAAGAAAAGCCAATCCGTATAGAAGAATAGCCAAAGCGACAAAAGAACATAGAGTAGTACCTAATCTGCTACAGAGAAATTTCAAACAGGGTATTCCTGGCAAGGTGCTACTTACTGATATCACATACATCCCTTACGGGATAAATAAAATGGCATATTTATCAGCTATCAAAGATAGCTCTAGTAACGATATTCTAGCATATCATGTATCTGATCGAATTACTTTAGATATAGCTACAATTACAATTAAAAAATTAGTTAATACACATAAAGCTGATTTACATGATGAAGCTTTTATCCATTCTGACCAAGGGGTCCACTATACAAGCCCTAAATTCCAAAAATTACTAAAAAGCCATAATCTAGGACAATCCATGTCTAGACGTGGTAACTGCTGGGATAATGCACCTCAAGAATCCTTCTTTGGTCATATGAAGGATGAAGTAGATTTCAAAACATGTTCTACACTTGAAGAAGTAATTAATAAAGTTGATAATTACATGGATTACTATAATAATTATAGATGTCAATGGGGATTAAAAAAGATGACTCCTAAACAATTTAGAAATCATCTTTTGAATGCAGCTTAA
- a CDS encoding helix-turn-helix domain-containing protein, translated as MLQKLYGETIKIVKSNKYKIVYEIQNESGNGEITVYNLFEGVQVIYNDLHFEYCEERNPILPKVIEINHCRVGRCECEFEKNRCEYMSEGDLAIHSLKNKKSTVSFFPLKHYHGITILLDFNKITEFELFDNFGVDAWKVYEKIINNNLCIIIRSNEVLEHIFYEFYYGDETLKFYYLRIKVMELLLYLTKEAYIFQEEKRMYLTKYQVEKTKQIKDFITTDITKHYTLEEISSEFKISQTMMKKWFKAVYGMGIYSYLKTYRLQQATIYLKESEKSIAEIANLIGYSNPAKLSTAFKQIYGCSPREYKKVSEWIDSVY; from the coding sequence ATGTTACAGAAATTATACGGAGAAACCATTAAAATAGTTAAAAGTAATAAGTATAAAATAGTATATGAAATACAGAATGAAAGTGGAAATGGGGAAATTACCGTTTATAATTTATTTGAAGGAGTTCAAGTAATTTATAATGATCTGCACTTTGAATACTGTGAAGAAAGAAATCCTATTCTACCGAAGGTTATAGAGATTAACCATTGTAGAGTTGGAAGATGTGAATGTGAATTTGAGAAAAATAGATGTGAGTATATGTCAGAAGGGGATTTAGCTATTCATTCTTTAAAAAATAAAAAATCAACAGTATCCTTTTTTCCACTTAAGCATTATCATGGTATAACGATTTTATTAGATTTTAATAAAATTACAGAGTTTGAGCTATTTGATAACTTTGGTGTAGATGCTTGGAAAGTATATGAAAAAATTATAAACAATAATTTGTGTATTATCATAAGAAGTAATGAAGTCCTAGAGCATATTTTTTATGAATTTTACTATGGGGATGAAACTTTAAAGTTTTATTATTTAAGAATTAAAGTAATGGAGCTTCTTTTGTATCTAACAAAAGAAGCCTACATATTCCAGGAAGAAAAAAGAATGTATTTAACAAAGTATCAAGTGGAGAAGACAAAGCAAATTAAAGATTTTATTACAACAGATATTACAAAGCATTATACTCTTGAAGAGATTTCTAGTGAATTTAAAATATCTCAAACAATGATGAAGAAATGGTTTAAAGCAGTTTATGGAATGGGAATTTATAGTTATTTGAAAACCTATAGGCTTCAGCAAGCAACAATTTATTTAAAAGAGAGTGAAAAATCAATTGCTGAGATTGCTAATTTAATTGGTTATTCCAATCCAGCAAAATTGTCTACAGCATTTAAGCAAATCTATGGTTGTTCTCCAAGGGAGTATAAAAAAGTGTCTGAATGGATAGATTCTGTCTATTGA
- a CDS encoding MptD family putative ECF transporter S component, whose amino-acid sequence METKSKRLTVKDFATVGIFCAIMIVVFIAFSMVTGASLFFNMVLNAVFTALILAPFFVYMSMKVGKPGIAFIYNAIQAIMATLFMGPFMIPWFLGGGILSELVMLGDNSYRDIKRIAMAWTITSLTRAMHGMSEIWFFKDAFIKSGVSPEQVAIQTQYYTSPKWVLISCGLTIVAAIIGCRLGNKMIEKHFRKIGVINK is encoded by the coding sequence ATGGAAACAAAAAGTAAAAGGTTAACGGTAAAAGATTTTGCGACCGTTGGGATATTTTGTGCCATTATGATTGTGGTATTTATTGCTTTTTCTATGGTGACTGGAGCATCCTTATTTTTTAACATGGTATTGAATGCAGTATTTACAGCGCTTATTTTAGCACCATTTTTTGTGTACATGTCAATGAAGGTTGGCAAACCAGGGATTGCATTTATCTATAATGCTATTCAAGCGATTATGGCAACCTTGTTTATGGGACCATTTATGATTCCATGGTTTTTAGGAGGAGGGATTTTGTCAGAATTAGTAATGCTTGGAGATAATAGTTATAGAGATATTAAAAGAATAGCCATGGCATGGACAATTACTTCTTTAACACGAGCAATGCATGGAATGAGTGAAATATGGTTCTTTAAAGATGCTTTTATCAAAAGTGGTGTTAGTCCAGAGCAAGTTGCTATTCAAACTCAATATTATACTTCCCCAAAATGGGTATTAATTAGTTGCGGATTGACAATAGTCGCTGCAATTATAGGTTGTCGCCTTGGAAATAAAATGATAGAAAAACATTTTAGAAAAATTGGAGTAATCAATAAATAG
- a CDS encoding energy-coupling factor transporter transmembrane component T, whose protein sequence is MKAITFDFRAKLIVLMLNISLVSAITRDTLFYFLIFVLSVYLLFQGMTKQMLKCLSVCLVAILLRKISNGNGFTVFIPDMFLFIITRTMATLMSTMPIVGMPPGEIVAVFKKMRAPQFISLPFIFMMRFFPTIRGEFREVFISMRLRNLISLKNPIKTLEYTFVPVMVRSTRIAEELAAASETRGISNPKGHTSRRKIEFLIKDYFLIGVSFFVTVALLILEKRC, encoded by the coding sequence ATGAAAGCGATAACGTTTGATTTTAGAGCAAAACTCATCGTGCTGATGTTAAATATATCCCTTGTTTCTGCAATTACAAGGGATACATTATTTTATTTCCTAATTTTCGTTTTATCAGTCTATTTATTATTCCAAGGGATGACAAAGCAGATGCTGAAGTGTTTAAGTGTTTGTCTAGTAGCTATTTTGTTAAGAAAAATTTCTAACGGTAATGGGTTTACAGTTTTTATACCAGATATGTTCTTATTTATTATTACAAGGACAATGGCAACTCTTATGTCCACAATGCCAATTGTTGGTATGCCACCTGGTGAAATTGTTGCTGTTTTTAAGAAAATGCGTGCACCACAGTTTATTTCTTTACCTTTTATTTTTATGATGCGCTTTTTTCCAACAATTAGAGGAGAATTTAGAGAAGTTTTCATTTCAATGAGACTCAGAAATCTTATCTCATTGAAAAATCCAATTAAAACACTGGAATACACGTTTGTACCAGTCATGGTTCGTTCAACAAGAATAGCGGAAGAATTAGCAGCAGCTTCTGAAACAAGAGGGATATCAAATCCGAAAGGACATACTTCAAGGCGAAAAATAGAATTTCTAATAAAAGATTATTTTCTTATTGGGGTTTCATTTTTTGTGACTGTTGCATTATTAATTTTAGAAAAGAGATGTTAA
- a CDS encoding ABC transporter ATP-binding protein, protein MITLKDVTYFYPNHSVPSIKNINLKIQKGEFIVLTGKSGCGKTTITRVINGLATKFYEGRLEGIVKIDGQNVKEMPLWDLGKNIGSIFQDPKSQFFASLVEDEVAFGCENYGINADEIDLKVLKSLHKVNGDKLIGKELFNLSSGEKQKVSIASINALNPDIYVFDEPSANLDMYSVEKLKSLLCDLKKQGKTILISEHRLYYLKDLADRYLYFEKGMLKEEWSKEEIDKISKDKWQKLGLRTLSFKNFIAVEKNTVDKELNNRMWIQLNNLEFRYKNNRIFDKLNLTLYGGEIVAITGGNGMGKTTLAKILCGILKEQGGKVEYLGKPLSPRNRKKKLYFVSQNTECQLFGESVKEELMLNDVKVKAEKVLENYGLSGILDRHPSTLSGGQKQRLTLAVSDVINRDVLIYDEPTSGVDGKNMFLISSRLKELASKGKIILVITHDYEFIVKTCEKVVLLSENQKVTSLRVNDHQEELLSIMSGYKEDNQYA, encoded by the coding sequence ATGATTACATTAAAAGATGTTACTTATTTTTATCCAAATCATTCAGTCCCTTCTATAAAAAATATTAATTTAAAGATTCAAAAGGGTGAATTTATTGTATTAACAGGGAAAAGTGGTTGTGGTAAAACAACGATTACAAGAGTTATAAATGGGTTGGCAACTAAGTTTTATGAAGGGCGTTTAGAAGGAATTGTTAAAATTGATGGACAAAATGTTAAGGAAATGCCATTATGGGATCTTGGAAAAAACATAGGATCTATTTTTCAAGACCCTAAGAGTCAGTTCTTTGCAAGCTTAGTTGAAGATGAAGTTGCTTTTGGATGTGAAAATTATGGAATAAATGCAGATGAAATTGATCTTAAAGTTTTGAAATCTTTACACAAGGTAAATGGTGACAAACTTATAGGTAAGGAGTTATTTAATCTATCCAGTGGCGAAAAACAAAAAGTCTCAATTGCGTCTATAAATGCATTAAATCCTGATATATATGTGTTTGATGAACCTTCCGCAAACTTAGATATGTACTCTGTAGAAAAATTAAAGAGTTTGCTTTGTGATTTAAAAAAACAGGGAAAAACAATACTTATTTCTGAACATCGATTGTATTATCTAAAAGATTTAGCAGATCGCTATTTATACTTTGAAAAAGGAATGCTAAAAGAAGAATGGAGCAAAGAAGAAATCGATAAAATTTCTAAAGATAAATGGCAAAAATTAGGTTTGCGTACATTAAGTTTTAAAAATTTTATTGCAGTTGAGAAGAATACAGTAGATAAAGAACTCAATAATAGAATGTGGATTCAATTAAATAATCTTGAATTTAGATATAAGAATAACAGGATATTTGACAAGTTAAATTTGACTTTGTATGGTGGAGAAATAGTTGCTATTACTGGTGGAAATGGTATGGGTAAAACAACTTTAGCAAAAATTCTCTGTGGGATATTAAAAGAGCAAGGAGGAAAAGTTGAATATCTAGGGAAACCGCTAAGTCCTAGAAACAGGAAAAAGAAGTTATATTTCGTTTCACAAAACACGGAGTGCCAACTATTCGGAGAAAGTGTCAAAGAAGAATTGATGTTGAATGATGTTAAAGTAAAGGCAGAAAAAGTTTTAGAAAATTATGGGCTATCAGGAATTTTAGATAGACATCCATCCACTCTATCTGGTGGTCAAAAACAAAGGCTTACGCTTGCAGTATCAGATGTAATAAATCGTGATGTATTAATATATGATGAACCTACGAGTGGTGTGGATGGCAAAAATATGTTTCTTATTTCATCAAGACTAAAAGAGTTGGCAAGCAAGGGAAAAATTATTTTAGTGATTACCCATGATTATGAGTTTATTGTAAAAACTTGTGAGAAGGTAGTTTTATTATCAGAGAATCAAAAAGTAACTTCGCTAAGAGTAAATGATCATCAAGAGGAGTTGCTAAGTATTATGAGTGGATACAAGGAGGACAATCAATATGCGTAA
- a CDS encoding ABC transporter ATP-binding protein — protein MRKNDGLVKVFDFSGNYKYLTILACVLSGISTVLSIVPFVYIYKVIEIWIEASVDTDVVFYYGKLSVLFAVLSIFIYFIALYLSHLAAFRTAKNMKRQTLHHLMKLPMGYFSLNSSGKLRKIIDDNAGLTEAFLAHQLPDFVGALIMPFTILSCFFIFEPRLGAVCLVPLVISILLIKQMMGGENAKFMGQYMDALEDMNKEAVEYIRGIPIVKVFQQTVFSFKNFYKAINDYKGFASDYSIRCRIPMTSFKVSLNSFFVLLIPIGILLFTSTTDQKFIFVNIIFYMLFTPLCATMMMKLIFTGENLLQAKEAVQRIDILLQEKPLKVSKEIKEVKDFSIEFNNVSFTYPTAKEKALDDIRLEINQGETVAIVGTTGSGKTTLASLVPRFFDVNEGSISIGGVDVRNITTTELMRCIAFVFQQSQLFKNTIAENIRIGKQDASEKEIYEALEMAQCKDIIDKMPQGIHTMIGTKGTHLSGGEKQRIALARAILKDSPIVILDEATASSDAENEFLIQRAFDQLTRGKTVILIAHRLSTIVNADKIIVMDKGKIVEQGTHKSLLDKDGIYASMWGLYKTSVNWAI, from the coding sequence ATGCGTAAAAATGATGGTTTAGTTAAAGTGTTTGATTTTTCAGGAAATTACAAATACTTAACGATCTTGGCATGTGTTTTATCTGGTATTAGTACAGTCCTATCTATAGTGCCTTTTGTGTACATTTATAAAGTTATAGAAATATGGATAGAAGCATCAGTAGATACAGATGTTGTATTTTATTATGGTAAACTATCAGTTTTATTTGCAGTACTTAGTATTTTTATATATTTTATAGCACTGTACTTGTCTCATTTAGCTGCTTTTAGAACAGCTAAAAATATGAAAAGACAAACTCTACATCATCTAATGAAGTTGCCAATGGGATATTTTAGTTTAAATAGCAGTGGAAAATTACGAAAGATAATAGACGATAATGCGGGGCTAACAGAGGCTTTTTTAGCTCATCAGTTACCAGACTTTGTTGGTGCTTTGATAATGCCATTTACTATACTAAGTTGTTTTTTTATATTTGAACCTAGATTAGGAGCAGTTTGTTTAGTACCACTAGTTATCTCTATTTTATTAATTAAACAAATGATGGGTGGAGAAAATGCAAAATTTATGGGTCAATATATGGACGCATTAGAAGATATGAATAAAGAAGCAGTTGAATATATTCGAGGGATTCCAATTGTTAAAGTATTTCAGCAAACAGTTTTTTCATTTAAAAATTTCTACAAAGCTATTAATGACTATAAAGGCTTTGCAAGTGATTATTCTATTCGTTGTAGAATACCTATGACAAGTTTTAAAGTAAGTTTAAATAGTTTTTTTGTATTATTAATTCCAATAGGGATTCTTCTGTTTACCTCAACTACTGATCAGAAATTTATTTTTGTAAATATTATATTTTATATGCTATTCACTCCGTTATGCGCTACTATGATGATGAAATTAATATTTACAGGAGAGAATTTATTACAAGCAAAAGAAGCAGTTCAGCGTATTGATATATTATTACAGGAAAAGCCTTTAAAAGTGTCAAAGGAAATAAAAGAAGTGAAAGATTTTTCTATTGAATTTAATAATGTTTCATTTACTTATCCTACTGCTAAAGAGAAAGCTTTAGATGATATTCGGTTGGAAATAAATCAAGGAGAAACTGTTGCGATTGTAGGAACAACCGGTAGTGGGAAAACAACTTTAGCAAGTTTAGTACCTAGGTTCTTTGATGTTAATGAGGGGAGCATTTCTATTGGAGGTGTAGATGTTCGAAATATTACAACAACTGAGTTGATGAGATGTATTGCATTTGTTTTTCAACAAAGTCAATTATTTAAAAATACTATAGCAGAAAACATTAGAATTGGAAAGCAAGATGCGTCTGAGAAAGAAATCTATGAGGCACTAGAAATGGCTCAATGTAAAGATATTATTGATAAGATGCCACAAGGCATACATACGATGATTGGTACTAAGGGCACCCATCTTTCAGGAGGAGAAAAGCAGAGAATTGCTTTAGCAAGAGCGATTTTAAAAGATTCTCCAATTGTTATTTTAGATGAAGCAACAGCTTCATCAGATGCCGAAAATGAGTTTTTAATTCAACGTGCTTTTGATCAATTAACAAGGGGTAAAACAGTGATTTTAATAGCTCATAGATTATCGACAATAGTAAATGCAGATAAGATAATAGTTATGGATAAAGGTAAAATTGTGGAGCAAGGCACTCACAAGTCGTTGTTAGATAAAGATGGGATTTATGCATCTATGTGGGGTTTATATAAAACTTCTGTTAATTGGGCGATATAG